The nucleotide sequence GCTGACCGCAAAGTGCTGTCGCGCGCCATGCCGCAGCTCTACCAGAAGGCAATGCCGCGACCGCTCTCGGCATTCGTTCAGGTGATGCGTGTTGCATTGGCTTCTGTGGCCCCAGGACATATATCAGATCCCCTGGTGGCGATTCTGAGCCCAGGTCCCGAAAGCCCGGCCTCGTTCGATCACGCGTTCCTCGCCTCCGTGCTCGGGTATCCGCTCGTGGAGAGCACGGACCTCACGGTGCGCGATGGCAGGCTCTGGATGCGAGCGCTAGGCAAACGCCTCCCGATCGATGTTGTCGTTCGGTTTGTTGATTCCGCCGCGACGGATCCGTTGGACCAGCGTTCAGCATCACGAACTGGGGTTGCGGGGCTCACGGAGATGGCGCGGCGCGGCGTGGTGAGCATCGTCAATCCAGTGGGGTGCGGCGTGGTGGAAAACGTCGCTCTGGGTTCGTACCTCCCGCAGATTTCCCGGGCCCTCATCGACGAGGACCTCCTCCTTGAATCGGTGCCCGGGTGGTGGGCGGGCACTAGCGATGGGTTGTCGTACATTAGTGACCACCTGCCGAATCTGCTACTCGAGAACATCCGGACCGGCGAGTCCTATGTGGGCAGCGATCTCAGCCGTGCGCAGCGCGAAGAACTGACGCAACGCATCGGGTCCGATGACTGGCAGTGGTGCGCGCAAGAGCGCCCTGATTACGAACGTGAACCCATCGTCACAGGGGCGGGGGGAGTATCCACTGCGCCTGTGACGCTCCGGTTGTTCTCCGTGGCGCAGCGTGCCGGATACACGACCATGGCTGGTGGCTTCGCTTATGTCCCGATCGAACAGTCAGCGGGTGTGACGGTGCCAGGGATCGGCGCAGCCAAGGACATCTGGGTGCAGGCGGACAAACGTGGGGAAGGGACGCATCCCGGCGCTGCCGGAGAACTCCCCGATTCGTTCCCGGACCTGATCGCCGCCCAGCACGGATTGCCCTGGGAGGGAGTCAGTTCCCCCCGGGTTCTTAGCGATCTGTTCTGGCTCGGCAGGTACGCCGAGCATGCTGAAGACACGGCACGGCTGTTGAATGCGGTGCGCGAACGCTATCAGGACTACCGCTTTCGCCCCTGGCTCCCGGGAAGCGGTTCGCTGGGCGTGCTTGTGTCCGCCCTGGCGACCGTTGCCGACTCCCAGTCCGGGGCCTCGCTCGTGGCTGCAGATTCGGTGACAGATGCGACGGCCGATGCATCTTTCGCGCTCGCTGAGATGCGTTCCTTGACGGGTGACGGTGAGCGTGCTGGTTCCCTCGCTTACTCGGTGCGCCACCTGGAGTCGGCAGCCCGCGGGGTTCGCGATCAGCTTTCCGTTGATACGTGGATGGTGCTGACGGGTGTGCGTGAGGCGATCAGCGAGTTCTGCGAGGACGAATCCAAGGATCCGGTTGTTATGGCGGCCGCGCACACCGCGGTGCTGCATGGAATGCTTGCCCTCGCGGGCCTCGGCGCGGAGTCGATGGTGCGTGACCCAGGCTGGTATCTCCTGGATATCGGCCGGCGCATCGAGCGCGGCCTCCAACTCACACGTCTTATCGGGGCCTCACTGACGAAGCAGCTCGCTGCGGCGGAGGAGCGGGCGGTGATCGAGTCTGTACTGCTCGCCTGCGAATCATCGGTGATGTACCGTCGCCGCCAGCACGGCGTCGTACGGGTAGCGCCAATGGCCGAACTGCTGGTATTCGACGGCTCGAACCCGCGTTCCCTGATCTACCAGCTCGAGCGGCTGCAGTCGGATTTTGCGGGCCTGCCGGAGGAAACAGTCCCTGTCAAAGTAACGCGGCTGATCACCGATCTGATCACGCACATTCGCCGGGCCGACCCGTCCAATCTAGGAGCGACGGACGAAGAAGGGCACAGAACCGTGCTGCGCTCCTTGATGCACGCGATCGGCACAGGGCTGGGCGAGTTGTCAGAGATCGTCGAATCAAGTCTGCTTGCCCCGCCCGTAGATATGCAGCCACTGTGGGGGTCGGCGGAGAGGGCTGAATTCCCAGGCGGTGTGACGGCGTGAGCGACCGCCTGTACGAAGTCACGCACATTACGACGTACACCTACCCGGAGCCGGTGACGTCTTCTTACGGACGCGGTTACCTGACTCCGCTGGAACTCCCGGAACAGCGGCGGCGTGAACACGCCGTCAGTGTCTCTCCCGAGCCCTCGGATCAGTCGTTCATGACTGACTTCTATGGAAACACCGCCTTTTACTTCCACGTCACGTCGGACCACGACGAACTCGTCGTGACGGGCCGGTCGCTCGTTGAAGTCGATGCGCCGCAGGAGGGGCATTTGACGACGGGACCGGCGGGTGCGCCGTGGGAGCTTTCACGGCCAGTCGGGAGGGAAGCGGCACGGGCCGTCGACTTCCGGCTCGACAACGACCCACCAGAGGTGACCGACGTTGTGCGCGAGTACGCGGCGCCAATATTCGTGCCCGGCAGATCCCTGGCCGAGGCGATATGGGACCTTACCCACCGGATCTACACCGACTTCACATATCACTCCGGATCAACGACCGTGTCAACGCGGGTGGCGGAGGTGATGCATCGCCGGTCGGGGGTATGCCAGGACTTCGCCCGAGTAGCGATCGCCTGCTTGCGTGCGCAGGGTCTCGCGGCGAGTTACGTATCGGGGTATCTTGCCACGACGCCACCTCCTGGCAAGGAGCGGATGGTCGGCGCGGACGCGACGCACGCGTGGGCCGCGGTGTGGCTGCCGGGAGGCGCTTGGCTGGCGTTTGATCCCACGAATGACCAGTTTGTGGACGAACGTTATGTCACCGTCGCGCGGGGTCGAGATTTCGTTGACGTTTCCCCGCTGCGCGGCATCATCTACACCCGAGCAAAGACGAGTTCGATGTCGGTGTCCGTCGACGTGGCTCCGGTCGCGTCCGTGGGAACTTCCTGAGAGCCCGCTGAGCAAGCAAAAACCTGGGCCCAAAGCAGGTAGCCTGGTATGCGATGACCGCACTTTTTACCAATTCAATGACGGCTGTGGTGGCTGCCGCCCAGCGTGTGCTGACGAAGCGCTACGGCGTGAACGTCCATCTGGCCGATCCAGAGGATCTGGGGGGAAGCGGTCAAGCAGCTGTGCTTCGCGTTCGCGTTGCTGAATCTCCGATCCGCCTTCCCCGCACTCTCATCATCAAACAGATGTGGGACTCCCGTGCGAGCGGTGTTGAAGGCTTTATCCGGGAGGCCGCGTCCTACCAGTTCGCCAACTCGCTCGCACGCGATCAGCGTCCAGGGCCGGAACTTCTCGGACACGACCTGGACCAGCGCTTGCTCATTCTGTCGGACCTCGGAGACGCCCGAACGCTCGGTGTCCTGCTGACCGGTGAGAATCCCGCATCGGCCACCCACCTCCTCATGGCCCTCGCCCAAGCGCTTGGGCGAATGCATGCCGCGACAGCCGGCCGTGCCGATGATTTCGCGGCGCTACTGCGCCGGGCCCGCGGCACACTGTCCCCGCAGGCGACTGCCGACGATGTAGAGGCGGTGCTGCCCTCAGTCCCGACGCTGCTTTCTGACGTACTCGGAGTGAGCACGCCCGTAGAGGTGGTCAGTGCTGTGGAGTCCGCCTCGCAACTCCTCTCGAATGGGTCGTTCCGCGCGTTCACCCCTGCAGATCTGTGCCCGGACAATATCGTCGTGAGCACCGACGGAGTGAAGTTCCTCGACTACGAGTGGGGCGGGTTCCGGGACGCCACACTTGACCTCGGTTGCATGCTCGTCTCATTCCCGCAGTGCCTGTGCGACCTTGGTCTCACCGTTGAGCAGTCCGACGCGATGGTCGAAGCGTGGCGAGCGGAGATCGCAGGGCTGTGGCCGCAACTGCTCGACGACGATGTCCTTTACCCGCGGTTGCTCGACGCCCGAATGTTATGGGTGTGGCTGTCAACCGCATGGCACCTTCCGGAGGACTACGCGCGCCGCGCCATGGAGCGCGATCACGTCCTAGCAGTGCCGCCTGCGCAGGCGCTGGCGAGCCGATGGGCCGGTTTGGCGCTGGCCGCGGACCAGATTGGCGCCGACGCGATAGCTGATCACGCAGATCAGGTGATGGACGCACTCAATCGCCGGACTGGCTTCACCGGCTAGCTCAGCCGGAGAAGCCGGGAAGTACGGCTCCGTCGAAACCGCCCGGTGGCGCGCTGATACTCAAGAGCGACGCCACCGTTGGCGCCACGTCCATCGTGGTCACCGCCGATGTGAACGTTTGTCCGCGCGGGACTGACGGATGGCCGCCGCTCACAATGAGTGGAATCGGCAGGGTCACGTCGTGGCCATGGTTGCCAGGTATCGGGTTTGACAGCACAGTGGGATCGGTGAAGCGCCACCCTGGGTGACAGAACGCCACGAGGTCGCCTGCCCGCTCGCCGAGCCCGAATTGTGCGGTTTCGTGAGTTGAGGCCACCCCGGCATGTCCCTCTGCGATGCGGCGCATACGCTGCACCGCTTCGTCACGGCTCTGGGCCGCACCGGTCCAGTACCAGAGCGACGCGCCGCCGTTGTCGGCGATCATGACGTTATCCCGGAGGAGCGGGTCGAGCGCGAACGGGATCTGCAAGCTGATCAGCGATAGTGGCGCTGACCAGTCCATCGAGTGGTCGGCCACGACGATGATGACGCTTCGGTTCCAGCTTCCAGAGTCCCGCATGTAGGAAACGAAGCGACCAAGTTGTTCGTCGGTGTTGCGCACAGCAGCCGTGCGCGCATACCGGAAGCCGGTGCCAGTGACATCGATATGGCCGACGCGGTCGACGTCGCCGAGGTTGGAGAACGTGAGTCGGGGGTGGTGCTCGGCGAGAGTCCGCAGGAGCGCGTCCATCGTCGACTGATCAGGCGCGTGATCAGTGAGCGGAATCAGCGGAGACGGGTTCCAGTGCACAGATGCGCGGCCCTGGAAAAGCCCGTGCAGGTACTCCTTGGAGAGGACACTTGCTGTCGTGAGGCCCCGCTGGGTCCGGGCGAGATCCAGCATCGTCGGCACGGTGAGGTCATCTGGCCGCTCGAGATAGCGGAACTGTCCCTCAGTGCGGTCGAAGATCTTGTTCGCGGGTACGCCATTGCGGTGTGGGAGGACCCCAGTCATCATCGCCGCGTGGTTTGGCAACGTTTCCGCGACCTGTATAGCGTTCGCGGTGACGTAGCGGCTGCCCTCGCGGGCGAGCGCCGAGAGCACCGGCATGAGCGCCCCGTTGACCTCGTCGACGCGGAGTCCGTCGACAACCACCACGTGGACGTCAATTGCGCCACCTGGTGGTGGCGCAGCATTCGCTCGTGTCGCGACGAGGCCCGCGGCAGCAGCACCGGTTCCCGCGATAAGAGTGCGACGCGTGATTCGTGGGTTCTGGGACGGCATCGTGGTATCAGGACCTTCCTGGGCGGTGCGTGGCGGGATCGAGGACACGGGCGGGCTCGATCGTGGGACTGCCGTCGCGCGTTCGATATGACAGGGCGTGCCGGGCAGCAGTGGCGGGGTTCGCAAGGTTCCCCACAAAGAACCAGTCCATCTGCACGTGGCCAGGAGTCACCTCACAAACGCCGTAGCCGTGAGAATCCAGTTCGACGTAACGGACGTGAGGGTTCACCTGGCGGATTGCTTCTTCAGCCGCGGGACTGACAGAGCGCTCGGGCACGCCGAGGATGTCGTCGATGTTCTTCGATGTCACCGAGGGAACGACGAATTCAACGGCTGCCGTCCCGGCGGCGGGGTAGTTCGCCGGGTTTATCGGCAGTTCACTGGCCCACGTCGAGTGAATGTCCCCGGTCAGGAACACGACGTTGGACGTCCCGGTCGTTGTGATGGCGTCAATGATCCGTCGCCGGTCAGCCGTATAACCGTCCCACTGATCCGTGTTGATCGGGATACCGCCGCGTGGCAGACCGAGCATCGTGGTGAGGGCCTCCGTTGTCGCCGGTTCGAGCGGCGGGACCACCAGCGGAGCAATCATTACTGGATTGCCGATCAGCCGCCACCGCGCCGCGGCGGTTGTCAGTCCTGTGACCAGCCATGACATTTGATCGGAACCGGTGATCGTACGCTCGGTCGCGTCCACCGCAGGCCAGCCTGTACCGGCGGCGGCCGGCTCATCGCGATAGCTTCTGAGGTCGATCATCGACAATTCGCACAAGTCACCGAACTGAAGGCGGCGATACAGCCGGTCTCCGGTTCCTCCAGGCCGCACCGGCATCCATTCCAGATAGGCCTGCAGTGCGCTGCGGTATCGCGTTTCCCACGGCCCCTGCGAAGCGGCGTCATGGTTCTCAGCGCCGCCGCGCCATGCGTCATTTGCCGATTCGTGGTCGTCCCAGATGGGAATCCACGGCACTGACGCGTGGAGACGCTGCAGGTCCGGATCGCCCTTGTACTGTCCGTGACGGATCCGGTAGTCGGCGAGCGAGACGATGTCATGGGCAGGTTGATGGAACCTGACCGACCCGGCCTTACCGCCGTATTCGCCAGCGCCATACTCGTACAGATAATCTCCGAGGTGGATGACCGCATCGAGGTCGCCGCGGTCCGCGAGATGCCGGTACGCAGCGAAATACCCGGCCTCCCAATTCGAGCAGGAAACCACACCAAACCTCAGCCGTGAAACGCCGGCCGAAGGCGCAGGCGCAGTACGTGTGGTGCCCACCGGCGAGGTCACTTGGGCGGCGGCACCGAGCCCAGTAAAGCGGTAGAAGTAGACGGTGTCAGGTTCGAGTCCGCTTGCATCGATCTTGACGGTATGGTCTCGCTCCGGGCCGGTTGTCGCTGTGCCCTGCGCGGCCAGTGACGCGAAAGCGGCATCCCGCGACACCTCCCAACGCACGCTCACCGCGGGACCCAGACCGGAACCGGGCAGCGCTTCTGAGGAGGGTGTGATCCGGGTCCAGAGGACGACACGATCGGGCAGTGGATCACCCGAAGCGACGCCATGGTTGAACGCAGGGCCCGCTTGTGCGAACGCTACTGAATGTGATGCTGCGGCGACCGCTCCCGCACCCGAAAACGCTGCAGCTGAGCGCAGCAACGCTCGCCGTGAGATCACCATTGGCTAATCACACACTATGTGGCAATTCGTGCGCGTGGAAGCGGGCGAATTCACGGAGAGTTCAGCCCGAGCGCGGCACAGCACCAACTCGGGGATTGCAGAACTTCCGGTATCCTCGCACAGGTGAGCGAAGAGCTTGACGACGTCCTCTTCAGTACTGCCTCTGTACCGGGGCGAACTGAGCAGCGCGGGCCGGCCGGAACATCGCGTGGTGCGCTGCGGCCGCTGGCGGTTCGCATGCGGCCGGAATCGCTGGATGAGGTCGTAGGGCAGGAACATCTACTTGCTCATGCGTCGCCCTTGCGCCGCCTCATCGAAGGTTCTGGTGCCGCATCGGTGATCCTCTACGGCCCTCCGGGCACCGGGAAAACGACGATGGCATCGCTGATTTCCCAGGCCACGGGCCGCCGGTTTGAGGCGCTCTCCGCGTTGTCGGCGGGCGTCAAAGACGTCCGCGCCGTGATCGATCTCGCGCGCCGCCGCCTCGTCAACGGGGAGCAAACGGTGCTTTTCATCGACGAGGTCCACCGCTTTTCCCGAACTCAGCAGGATGCCCTTCTCTCCGCCGTCGAAGACAGAACGGTGTTGCTCGTTGCTGCCACGACCGAAAACCCTTCCTTCTCTGTGGTCGCACCATTGCTGTCGCGGTCGCTCATCTTGCAGTTAAAGCCACTCGACGCGCCCGCGATTGGAACCTTGATCGACCGAGCGGTTTCAGACTCACGCGGGCTCGCTGGGCAAGTACGTCTGACGGCCGAAGCCCGGGACCATCTGATCGCGTTGTCCGCCGGTGACGCGCGGCGTGGTCTGACGGCGCTGGAGGCGGCGGCAGAATCGGCAGTGGCGCGCAACCCAGACACGGCGTCTGCGCCGGTGGCTGTCGGCCTGGAAACAGTTGAAGCTTCCGTAGACAGGGCGGCTGTGCGCTATGACCGAGATGGCGACCAGCATTATGACGTTATCAGTGCCTTCATCAAATCAATCCGTGGTTCCGACGTCGATGCTGCGCTGCACTATCTCGCGAGGATGATCACCGCGGGAGAGGATCCGCGGTTCATCGCGCGCAGGCTTGTAGTGCATGCCAGTGAGGACATCGGCATGGCTGATCCGTCCGCGCTGCAGACGGCGGCGGCTGCTGCGCAAGCGGTACAGCTGATCGGAATGCCGGAGGCCGGCCTGACGCTGGCGCACGCGACGATTCATTTGGCGACGGCCCCGAAATCCAACGGTGTGGTGGCGGCGCTGAACGCGGCAATGAAGGACGTCGCCGCGGGCAAAGCGGGGCCCGTGCCTGCTCACCTCCGTGACGGTCACTATTCGGGAGCATCGTCGCTGGGCAGCGCCGTCGGTTACCGCTACCCGCACGACGTCGTGGAAGGGGTGCTTCCGCAGCAGTATCCGCCGGATGAACTGGTTGGGGTGGACTACTATCGGCCGGCCGGGCGCGGCACCGAGCGGGACTTGGTCGTCCGGGTCTCGAAGCTCCGCAAGATCATCCGGGGGAAGTAGACGGCCCTTCGCATCGCGATGCGGCTGAATGTCCGCCTCGCGGTACCCTGAACGGTGCGATTTGAACCGCACACCCGACTAGTACTTCGGTCACGTATTCAAGTGAGGACGAGCAGTGCAGACCCACGAGATCCGCAGACGCTTTCTTGACCACTTCGTCAAGGCTGGCCACGTTGAGGTTCCCAGCGCGTCCCTGATTCTCGACGACCCGAACTTGCTGTTCGTCAACGCTGGGATGGTTCAGTTCAAGCCCTACTTCCTGGGCCAGCAGACACCTCCGTACCCGACCGCGACCAGTGTGCAGAAATGTGTTCGGACGGGCGACATCGAAGAAGTGGGCAAAACCACCCGCCACAACACGTTCTTCCAGATGGCCGGCAACTTCTCGTTCGGCGACTACTTCAAAGAAGGCGCCATCACCCACGCCTGGACGCTGATCACCGCGTCACAGGACGAGGGTGGCTACGGTTTCGATCCCGCGCGTATCTGGGTCACGGTCTATCAGGACGATCCTGAGGCAGCGGAAATCTGGCAGCGAGTCGCGGGCATCCCCGCGGAGCGGATCCAGTACCGCGACGGCAAGGACAACTACTGGGATATGGGGGTTCCTGGTCCCGGTGGTCCGTGCTCGGAAATCTACTTCGATCGCGGCCCCGAATATGGCAGAGAAGGCGGTCCTGTGGTCGACGAGGATCGCTACCTCGAGATCTGGAATCTCGTGTTCATGCAGGATGAGCGTGGGGAGCTCAGTCCGAAAGCCGGCCACCCACCGGTCGGTGAGCTACCCAAGAAGAATATCGATACCGGCATGGGTGTCGAGCGCGTAGCGCTGTTGCTCCAGGGCGTGGACAACGTCTATGAGACTGATCTCGTACGACCTGTCATCACGAAGGCCGAAGAACTCACGGGGCGCCGCTACCACTCAAGTGACGATCACCACGAAGATGATGTCCGTTTCCGTGTGATCGCCGACCATGCCCGGACGTCCGCGATGCTGATTGCCGACGGTGTCAATCCCGGCAATGACGGGCGCGGCTACGTCCTGCGGCGCCTTTTGCGCCGGATCGTGCGGGCCGCCCGCCTCCTCGGCGCATCAAAGCCGGTTATGCCGGAGTTTATGAAGGTGGTCAGCGAGACCATGGCGGAGTCGTACCCCGAACTTTCCACGGACTTCAGCCGAATCGAGCGGGTCGCCTCGGGTGAGGAGGCGGCGTTCCTGCGCACGCTGGACACGGGCTCCCGGCTTTTCGAGTCGGCAGTCGCGGATGTGAAATCACACGGCCACACCGTTCTCGGCGGGACCGAAGCGTTCACTCTGCATGACACTTACGGCTTCCCGATTGACCTGACCCTGGAGATGGCGAGCGAGGCAGGCCTCAGCGTCGACGAAGCGGGTTTCCGGACTTTGATGGCCGAGCAGCGTGACCGGGCCAAGGCGGACGCTGCTTCGCGTAAGCAGGCACACGCGGATGAGGCTGTTTATCGTGAACTGCTTGACCGAGGCTCTACGGAGTTCACGGGATACACCGAACTCAATTCTGAAGCCAAGGTGATTGGACTGATCGCCGGTGGGTCTCGCGTTTCGAGTGCT is from Hoyosella subflava DQS3-9A1 and encodes:
- a CDS encoding alkaline phosphatase D family protein: MVISRRALLRSAAAFSGAGAVAAASHSVAFAQAGPAFNHGVASGDPLPDRVVLWTRITPSSEALPGSGLGPAVSVRWEVSRDAAFASLAAQGTATTGPERDHTVKIDASGLEPDTVYFYRFTGLGAAAQVTSPVGTTRTAPAPSAGVSRLRFGVVSCSNWEAGYFAAYRHLADRGDLDAVIHLGDYLYEYGAGEYGGKAGSVRFHQPAHDIVSLADYRIRHGQYKGDPDLQRLHASVPWIPIWDDHESANDAWRGGAENHDAASQGPWETRYRSALQAYLEWMPVRPGGTGDRLYRRLQFGDLCELSMIDLRSYRDEPAAAGTGWPAVDATERTITGSDQMSWLVTGLTTAAARWRLIGNPVMIAPLVVPPLEPATTEALTTMLGLPRGGIPINTDQWDGYTADRRRIIDAITTTGTSNVVFLTGDIHSTWASELPINPANYPAAGTAAVEFVVPSVTSKNIDDILGVPERSVSPAAEEAIRQVNPHVRYVELDSHGYGVCEVTPGHVQMDWFFVGNLANPATAARHALSYRTRDGSPTIEPARVLDPATHRPGRS
- a CDS encoding circularly permuted type 2 ATP-grasp protein, translating into MAGEGLAPTDGLSEDRRELNEADSILALGGEGLRRLRGRVRRLVANDGITFEAENSAWNLDPIPLVVSAKEWNRLEAAMAQRARLLDALLTDLYGEQSVVSRGLLPPEMVYGHRGYLRGAHAAFTANVRALFLHSADLARLPGGEFAVITDHAQAPLGVGYALADRKVLSRAMPQLYQKAMPRPLSAFVQVMRVALASVAPGHISDPLVAILSPGPESPASFDHAFLASVLGYPLVESTDLTVRDGRLWMRALGKRLPIDVVVRFVDSAATDPLDQRSASRTGVAGLTEMARRGVVSIVNPVGCGVVENVALGSYLPQISRALIDEDLLLESVPGWWAGTSDGLSYISDHLPNLLLENIRTGESYVGSDLSRAQREELTQRIGSDDWQWCAQERPDYEREPIVTGAGGVSTAPVTLRLFSVAQRAGYTTMAGGFAYVPIEQSAGVTVPGIGAAKDIWVQADKRGEGTHPGAAGELPDSFPDLIAAQHGLPWEGVSSPRVLSDLFWLGRYAEHAEDTARLLNAVRERYQDYRFRPWLPGSGSLGVLVSALATVADSQSGASLVAADSVTDATADASFALAEMRSLTGDGERAGSLAYSVRHLESAARGVRDQLSVDTWMVLTGVREAISEFCEDESKDPVVMAAAHTAVLHGMLALAGLGAESMVRDPGWYLLDIGRRIERGLQLTRLIGASLTKQLAAAEERAVIESVLLACESSVMYRRRQHGVVRVAPMAELLVFDGSNPRSLIYQLERLQSDFAGLPEETVPVKVTRLITDLITHIRRADPSNLGATDEEGHRTVLRSLMHAIGTGLGELSEIVESSLLAPPVDMQPLWGSAERAEFPGGVTA
- a CDS encoding alkaline phosphatase family protein, with the protein product MPSQNPRITRRTLIAGTGAAAAGLVATRANAAPPPGGAIDVHVVVVDGLRVDEVNGALMPVLSALAREGSRYVTANAIQVAETLPNHAAMMTGVLPHRNGVPANKIFDRTEGQFRYLERPDDLTVPTMLDLARTQRGLTTASVLSKEYLHGLFQGRASVHWNPSPLIPLTDHAPDQSTMDALLRTLAEHHPRLTFSNLGDVDRVGHIDVTGTGFRYARTAAVRNTDEQLGRFVSYMRDSGSWNRSVIIVVADHSMDWSAPLSLISLQIPFALDPLLRDNVMIADNGGASLWYWTGAAQSRDEAVQRMRRIAEGHAGVASTHETAQFGLGERAGDLVAFCHPGWRFTDPTVLSNPIPGNHGHDVTLPIPLIVSGGHPSVPRGQTFTSAVTTMDVAPTVASLLSISAPPGGFDGAVLPGFSG
- a CDS encoding transglutaminase family protein, giving the protein MSDRLYEVTHITTYTYPEPVTSSYGRGYLTPLELPEQRRREHAVSVSPEPSDQSFMTDFYGNTAFYFHVTSDHDELVVTGRSLVEVDAPQEGHLTTGPAGAPWELSRPVGREAARAVDFRLDNDPPEVTDVVREYAAPIFVPGRSLAEAIWDLTHRIYTDFTYHSGSTTVSTRVAEVMHRRSGVCQDFARVAIACLRAQGLAASYVSGYLATTPPPGKERMVGADATHAWAAVWLPGGAWLAFDPTNDQFVDERYVTVARGRDFVDVSPLRGIIYTRAKTSSMSVSVDVAPVASVGTS
- a CDS encoding replication-associated recombination protein A, which encodes MSEELDDVLFSTASVPGRTEQRGPAGTSRGALRPLAVRMRPESLDEVVGQEHLLAHASPLRRLIEGSGAASVILYGPPGTGKTTMASLISQATGRRFEALSALSAGVKDVRAVIDLARRRLVNGEQTVLFIDEVHRFSRTQQDALLSAVEDRTVLLVAATTENPSFSVVAPLLSRSLILQLKPLDAPAIGTLIDRAVSDSRGLAGQVRLTAEARDHLIALSAGDARRGLTALEAAAESAVARNPDTASAPVAVGLETVEASVDRAAVRYDRDGDQHYDVISAFIKSIRGSDVDAALHYLARMITAGEDPRFIARRLVVHASEDIGMADPSALQTAAAAAQAVQLIGMPEAGLTLAHATIHLATAPKSNGVVAALNAAMKDVAAGKAGPVPAHLRDGHYSGASSLGSAVGYRYPHDVVEGVLPQQYPPDELVGVDYYRPAGRGTERDLVVRVSKLRKIIRGK
- a CDS encoding phosphotransferase family protein, translated to MTALFTNSMTAVVAAAQRVLTKRYGVNVHLADPEDLGGSGQAAVLRVRVAESPIRLPRTLIIKQMWDSRASGVEGFIREAASYQFANSLARDQRPGPELLGHDLDQRLLILSDLGDARTLGVLLTGENPASATHLLMALAQALGRMHAATAGRADDFAALLRRARGTLSPQATADDVEAVLPSVPTLLSDVLGVSTPVEVVSAVESASQLLSNGSFRAFTPADLCPDNIVVSTDGVKFLDYEWGGFRDATLDLGCMLVSFPQCLCDLGLTVEQSDAMVEAWRAEIAGLWPQLLDDDVLYPRLLDARMLWVWLSTAWHLPEDYARRAMERDHVLAVPPAQALASRWAGLALAADQIGADAIADHADQVMDALNRRTGFTG
- the alaS gene encoding alanine--tRNA ligase, producing the protein MQTHEIRRRFLDHFVKAGHVEVPSASLILDDPNLLFVNAGMVQFKPYFLGQQTPPYPTATSVQKCVRTGDIEEVGKTTRHNTFFQMAGNFSFGDYFKEGAITHAWTLITASQDEGGYGFDPARIWVTVYQDDPEAAEIWQRVAGIPAERIQYRDGKDNYWDMGVPGPGGPCSEIYFDRGPEYGREGGPVVDEDRYLEIWNLVFMQDERGELSPKAGHPPVGELPKKNIDTGMGVERVALLLQGVDNVYETDLVRPVITKAEELTGRRYHSSDDHHEDDVRFRVIADHARTSAMLIADGVNPGNDGRGYVLRRLLRRIVRAARLLGASKPVMPEFMKVVSETMAESYPELSTDFSRIERVASGEEAAFLRTLDTGSRLFESAVADVKSHGHTVLGGTEAFTLHDTYGFPIDLTLEMASEAGLSVDEAGFRTLMAEQRDRAKADAASRKQAHADEAVYRELLDRGSTEFTGYTELNSEAKVIGLIAGGSRVSSAQAGDEIEVILDRSPLYAESGGQLADIGRITASGVRLKVKDVQKIGKKLWVHKVTVEEGEITEGADVLAQVDPEWRKGATQGHSGTHLVHAALRQILGPNAVQAGSLNKPGYLRFDFSWQGGLSEAARHEIEEVTNEAVLADYPVNTFVTDLAKARAMGALALFGENYGDRVRVVEMGGPFSMELCAGTHVASSSHVGPVTLLGESSVGSGVRRVEAYVGLDSYRYLARERALLAGVATALRVTPEDVPARVEALVERLKAAEKELEKHRAAAILASAGSLTSAAERVGNILLVAQAAPDGVSAGDLRTLAADVRGRFGSEPAVVALFSTTAEKVPFVVATTQAARDFGIKAGDLVREFSPHINGRGGGKPDMAQGSGSQPGGVTQAIDAIRAALATRAS